From the Streptococcus hyointestinalis genome, the window TGAAAACAAGTATCTGCGTGCTCATGCCGAGATGCAAAACATCCAGCGCCGTGCCAACGAGGAACGTCAGCAATTGCAACGCTACCGCTCGCAAGATTTGGCAAAAGCTATCTTACCAAGTCTTGACAACCTAGAGCGTGCTTTGTCTGTTGAGGGCTTGACAGATGATGTCAAGAAAGGTCTTGAGATGGTGCAAGCAAGCCTCATCCAAGCACTCAAGGAAGAGGGTGTTGAAGAGGTTGAGGTGGAAAGCTTTGACCACAATCTTCACATGGCGGTACAAACTCTGCCAGCGGATGACGACCATCCAGCAGATAGCATTGCTCAAGTGCTCCAAAAAGGCTATAAATTGCACGAGCGCTTGCTTCGTCCAGCCATGGTAGTTGTCTATAACTAGTGTAGATGTACGTTAAAAGCATAACAAAATATAAAACAAAAAATAACTTTAAAAATTTTGAAAGGAATTGAACCCGAACAGAAAACGTGTGAAAAAAGATAAACTGTCTATGACATCAGGATGTCACGCCAGTTTCCTATTTTTCAATCGTTTTCTCAGTGTTCTTGGTATCTTATTATGTCTAAAATTATTGGTATTGACTTAGGAACAACAAACTCAGCAGTTGCAGTGCTTGAAGGTACTGAAAGTAAAATCATTGCTAACCCAGAGGGAAATCGTACAACACCTTCTGTTGTCTCATTCAAAAACGGTGAAATCATCGTTGGTGATGCTGCCAAACGTCAAGCAGTAACAAACCCAGAAACTATCATCTCTATCAAATCTAAGATGGGTACTTCTGAAAAAGTTTCTGCAAATGGTAAAGAATACACACCACAAGAAATTTCAGCTATGATTCTTCAATACCTTAAAGGTTATGCTGAAGACTACCTTGGTGAAAAAGTGACAAAAGCAGTCATCACTGTACCTGCTTACTTTAACGACGCACAACGTCAAGCGACTAAAGACGCTGGTAAAATCGCAGGTCTTGAAGTGGAACGTATCGTCAACGAACCAACTGCAGCAGCTCTTGCATATGGTCTTGACAAGACTGATAAAGATGAAAAAATCCTTGTCTTTGACCTTGGTGGTGGTACTTTTGACGTATCTATCCTAGAACTTGGTGATGGTGTCTTTGACGTTCTTGCAACTGCTGGTGACAACAAACTTGGTGGTGACGACTTTGACCAAAAAATCATTGATTGGTTAGTGGATGAGTTCAAGAAAGAAAATGGTATAGACCTTAGCCAAGATAAAATGGCGCTTCAACGTCTTAAAGATGCTGCTGAAAAAGCCAAGAAAGATTTGTCAGGTGTGACATCTACTCAAATCAGCTTGCCATTCATCACTGCTGGAGAAGCTGGACCTCTTCACTTGGAAACAACACTATCTCGTGCAAAATTTGACGATTTGACTCGTGACCTTGTGGAGCGTACTAAAACTCCAGTTCGTCAAGCTTTGTCAGACGCAGGTCTTTCTATCTCTGACATTGACGAAGTTATCCTAGTTGGTGGTTCAACTCGTATCCCTGCCGTTGTTGAAGCGGTTAAATCTGAAACTGGTAAAGAACCAAACAAATCTGTAAACCCTGACGAAGTGGTGGCTATGGGTGCTGCTATCCAAGGTGGTGTTATCACTGGTGATGTCAAAGACGTTGTCCTTCTTGACGTGACACCATTGTCACTTGGTATCGAAACCATGGGTGGTGTCTTTACAAAACTGATCGACCGCAATACCACTATCCCAACATCTAAATCACAAGTCTTCTCAACTGCAGCAGACAACCAACCAGCTGTTGATATCCACGTGCTTCAAGGGGAACGTCCAATGGCAGCAGACAACAAGACGCTTGGTCGCTTCCAATTGACAGATATTCCTGCAGCTCCTCGTGGTATTCCACAAATCGAAGTAACATTTGACATCGACAAAAACGGTATCGTGTCTGTTAAAGCTAAAGACCTTGGTACTCAAAAAGAACAAACGATCGTCATCCAATCTAACTCAGGCTTGACTGACGAAGAAATTGAAAAAATGATGAAAGATGCTGAAGCTAACGCTGAAGCTGATGCAAAACGTAAAGAAGAAGTAGACCTTCGTAACGAAGTTGACCAAGCTATCTTTGCGACTGAAAAGACTCTCAAAGAAACTGAAGGTAAAGGTTTTGACGCAGAGCGTGATGCCGCTCAAGCAGCTCTTGATGACCTCAAGAAAGCGCAAGAAGACAACAATCTTGACGACATGAAAGCAAAACTTGAAGCGCTCAACGAAAAAGCACAAGCCCTTGCTATGAAACTCTACGAACAAGCTGCAGCAGCTCAACAAGCGCAAGCAGGAGCTGAAGGCGCAACTGACGCTAACAACTCTGGAGACGACGTTGTAGACGGCGACTTTACGGAAAAATAAGGCATCAATAATGACTAATCACTAAAGTGATTGTCATTATACGGCAACCACTATAGAGCGGTTTGCCTAGATGCCTTACTAGCTCGCAAGCAAAATAATATCGATTTTGCTTGCTCACGTCGAAAGATGCTTGGTAGATGAAGTATAGCTTGAAAAGTATTTATCATCGAAAGACTTTTCTCACATCGTAAGTGTCTAGCGAGTGTCGTACTCAGTAAAGATAAAAAAACATTCTAGGCGGGGCGCCTCGCTCCGTCTATTTTGTTATAATAGGATAAAGAGGTCTGCAGACAAGAAAAGGTGTTCGTTTTGAACATGGGCTAGGGACTATGGCTTGTCTAGCCTTGTCCGTTAATGCCTTTAGTATCTAAAAGAAAGGAACAGTCGTTTGGGGCAGTATTCTAACGCTTTATGAGCTTAATGGAATACGCCTATGGCTCTGTGAAAAAAGTAAATGGAGTTGCCTAACGGCTTAATAGCTTAACCTATGAATAATCAAGAATATTATGACCGTCTGGGAGTGTCTAAGGACGCTAGCCAGGAGGAAATCAAAAAAGCTTATCGTAAGATGTCTAAAAAATACCACCCAGACATCAATAAAGAGCCAGGAGCTGAGGAGAAATATAAAGAAGTCCAAGAAGCTTACGACACCCTAGGAGATGAGCAAAAGCGTGCTGCCTACGACCAATACGGTCCAGCGGGTGCTAATGGCTTTAACGGTGGTGCTGGTGGCTTTGGTGGTTTTGATGGCGCTGGTGGCTTTGGCGGCTTTGAGGACATCTTCTCTAGCTTCTTTGGCGGCGGGGCTGCGCAACGTAATCCCAATGCACCACGTCAAGGGGACGATTTGCAGTACCGTGTGCAACTCAAGTTTGAAGAGGCTATCTTTGGTACTGAAAAAGAAGTCACTTATAATCGTGAAGCGACTTGTCACACCTGTGGTGGTTCAGGTGCTAAACCTGGCACAAGCCCTGTCACCTGTCACAAGTGTCATGGTCAAGGGGTGATTACCGTTGATACGCAAACACCGCTAGGGACCATGCGTCGTCAAGTGACCTGTGATGTCTGTCACGGTACTGGTCAAGAAATCAAAGACCCATGTCCAACCTGCCATGGTACTGGTCACGAAAAAGAAAAACACACGGTTTCTGTCAAGATTCCAGCAGGTGTAGAGACTGGTCAACAAATCCGTCTTGCTGGTCAAGGT encodes:
- the grpE gene encoding nucleotide exchange factor GrpE, which codes for MAEETKEEVKNEDVEVEEVKEPAVEEVVEEETPKKTELELAQEKAEEFENKYLRAHAEMQNIQRRANEERQQLQRYRSQDLAKAILPSLDNLERALSVEGLTDDVKKGLEMVQASLIQALKEEGVEEVEVESFDHNLHMAVQTLPADDDHPADSIAQVLQKGYKLHERLLRPAMVVVYN
- the dnaK gene encoding molecular chaperone DnaK, with amino-acid sequence MSKIIGIDLGTTNSAVAVLEGTESKIIANPEGNRTTPSVVSFKNGEIIVGDAAKRQAVTNPETIISIKSKMGTSEKVSANGKEYTPQEISAMILQYLKGYAEDYLGEKVTKAVITVPAYFNDAQRQATKDAGKIAGLEVERIVNEPTAAALAYGLDKTDKDEKILVFDLGGGTFDVSILELGDGVFDVLATAGDNKLGGDDFDQKIIDWLVDEFKKENGIDLSQDKMALQRLKDAAEKAKKDLSGVTSTQISLPFITAGEAGPLHLETTLSRAKFDDLTRDLVERTKTPVRQALSDAGLSISDIDEVILVGGSTRIPAVVEAVKSETGKEPNKSVNPDEVVAMGAAIQGGVITGDVKDVVLLDVTPLSLGIETMGGVFTKLIDRNTTIPTSKSQVFSTAADNQPAVDIHVLQGERPMAADNKTLGRFQLTDIPAAPRGIPQIEVTFDIDKNGIVSVKAKDLGTQKEQTIVIQSNSGLTDEEIEKMMKDAEANAEADAKRKEEVDLRNEVDQAIFATEKTLKETEGKGFDAERDAAQAALDDLKKAQEDNNLDDMKAKLEALNEKAQALAMKLYEQAAAAQQAQAGAEGATDANNSGDDVVDGDFTEK
- the dnaJ gene encoding molecular chaperone DnaJ, with translation MNNQEYYDRLGVSKDASQEEIKKAYRKMSKKYHPDINKEPGAEEKYKEVQEAYDTLGDEQKRAAYDQYGPAGANGFNGGAGGFGGFDGAGGFGGFEDIFSSFFGGGAAQRNPNAPRQGDDLQYRVQLKFEEAIFGTEKEVTYNREATCHTCGGSGAKPGTSPVTCHKCHGQGVITVDTQTPLGTMRRQVTCDVCHGTGQEIKDPCPTCHGTGHEKEKHTVSVKIPAGVETGQQIRLAGQGEAGFNGGPYGDLFVMITVQPSDKFEREGSTIYYTLNLNIVQAALGDVVDVPTVHGDVELSIPAGTQTGKTFRLRGKGAPKLRGGGQGDEHVTVKVVTPTKLNSAQKEALRAFAEASDDSISKPKKKGFFDKVKDVLEGE